In the Arachis ipaensis cultivar K30076 chromosome B10, Araip1.1, whole genome shotgun sequence genome, one interval contains:
- the LOC107620995 gene encoding protein IDA-LIKE 2-like: protein MVIVQRRRRPLLLCLILVLCILGHCHGSRTTNLFKLKPKSEEIRGHFFGFLPRRMPFPYSSPSRKHNDIGLQSYSSTSP from the coding sequence ATGGTAATAGTACAACGTCGTAGGAGACCTCTTCTGTTGTGCCTGATCTTGGTTCTATGCATATTGGGACATTGTCATGGATCAAGAACAACAAATTTATTCAAATTGAAGCCAAAGTCTGAGGAGATAAGAGGTCACTTTTTTGGGTTCTTGCCAAGAAGGATGCCATTTCCTTACTCATCTCCTTCAAGGAAACACAACGATATTGGTTTGCAAAGTTATTCTTCAACATCACCCTAA